The following are from one region of the Actinoplanes sp. L3-i22 genome:
- a CDS encoding zinc-binding dehydrogenase produces MKSVTVTGPGRLATIEVERPVAGPRDVLVRMKACGICGADPHALAQGGIMPGAASSPMGHEPAGEIVEVGAEVTGLAVGDHVVIDPTGVADAIIGGGGPQGALSEFLAVRAAVAGKNVIVLPDHVPWHVAALTEPLAVARRAVDRTNPKPEHTAIVFGAGPVGLGALLAFKAHGVRHVVVADVQPSRLEKALQLGADAVIDSSTEDVRARLVELHGEGTDAFGRPGLPGTDIYLDAAGVPAVARTVFAGPKLGAVFGIVGIYHQSVEVDFQQLIPSELTIVHSMGHPSEMAEVAADIAANTDKYALIVSDLVPFAETARAIDLAGRPGATDKVVVTFD; encoded by the coding sequence ATGAAGAGCGTGACTGTCACCGGGCCCGGCCGGCTCGCGACGATCGAGGTCGAGCGGCCGGTTGCCGGGCCGCGGGACGTGCTGGTGCGGATGAAGGCGTGCGGCATCTGCGGCGCCGACCCACACGCGCTGGCGCAGGGCGGCATCATGCCCGGCGCGGCCTCCTCGCCGATGGGACACGAGCCCGCGGGCGAGATCGTCGAGGTCGGCGCCGAGGTCACCGGCCTGGCCGTCGGCGACCACGTGGTGATCGACCCGACCGGGGTGGCCGACGCGATCATCGGCGGGGGCGGGCCGCAGGGTGCGCTCAGCGAGTTCCTGGCCGTGCGGGCGGCGGTCGCCGGCAAGAACGTGATCGTGCTGCCCGACCACGTTCCGTGGCACGTCGCCGCGCTGACCGAGCCGCTGGCGGTCGCCCGTCGCGCGGTCGACCGGACGAACCCCAAGCCTGAGCACACGGCGATCGTGTTCGGGGCCGGGCCGGTCGGGCTGGGCGCGCTGCTGGCGTTCAAGGCCCACGGCGTACGGCACGTGGTCGTCGCCGACGTGCAGCCGAGCCGGCTGGAGAAGGCGTTGCAGCTCGGCGCGGACGCGGTCATCGACTCCAGCACCGAGGACGTCCGGGCGCGGCTGGTCGAGCTGCACGGCGAGGGCACCGACGCCTTCGGGCGCCCGGGGCTGCCGGGCACCGACATCTACCTGGACGCGGCCGGGGTGCCGGCGGTGGCCCGCACGGTCTTCGCCGGGCCCAAGCTGGGCGCGGTGTTCGGCATCGTCGGGATCTACCACCAGAGCGTCGAGGTCGACTTCCAGCAGCTGATCCCGTCCGAGCTGACCATCGTGCACTCGATGGGCCACCCGAGCGAGATGGCCGAGGTGGCCGCGGACATCGCCGCCAACACCGACAAGTACGCGCTGATCGTCAGCGATCTGGTGCCCTTCGCCGAGACGGCCCGCGCCATCGACCTGGCCGGGCGCCCCGGCGCCACCGACAAGGTGGTCGTCACCTTCGACTGA
- a CDS encoding phosphotriesterase translates to MSAVTTVRGDIAPEQLGYTSMHEHLNAEFSLMANLIKRYGAPEVPAALLELRTDNLAFLRDFGAIMSPACATAGDVEFTAAELTYFKQVGGSAICDASPIGLRGDVRELLAASERADVHVVFATGLYVADARPAGFENRDEHDLYAFFSREVSTGVEDTGLRPGMLKCALSAVDPAAPLHASEVTTLRALGRLSAETGLSLHVHTAFPMSSEQVLRGLEIALATGMSPDRLVMIHMDSFLRPWDALDSYVADPDAVRTVSTELQRKVLDHGVNIGFDSWSATTAILPDDYDRAKGLVQLLRAGYGDQIVLGHDTASKVNGKAYGYYGYTRFPQFLPPVLTRAGFGDDVYRTLVVDNPARILAH, encoded by the coding sequence ATGAGCGCAGTGACGACGGTCCGGGGCGACATCGCCCCGGAGCAGCTCGGTTACACCAGCATGCACGAGCACCTCAACGCCGAGTTCTCGCTGATGGCGAACCTGATCAAACGCTACGGCGCGCCCGAGGTGCCCGCGGCCCTGCTCGAGCTGCGCACCGACAACCTGGCCTTCCTGCGCGACTTCGGCGCGATCATGTCGCCGGCCTGCGCCACCGCCGGCGACGTCGAGTTCACCGCCGCCGAGCTCACCTACTTCAAGCAGGTCGGCGGCTCGGCCATCTGCGACGCCTCACCGATCGGGCTGCGCGGCGACGTGCGCGAGCTGCTCGCCGCGTCCGAGCGCGCCGACGTGCACGTCGTGTTCGCCACCGGCCTCTACGTCGCCGACGCCCGCCCCGCCGGCTTCGAGAACCGCGACGAGCACGACCTGTACGCCTTCTTCTCCCGCGAAGTGAGCACCGGAGTCGAGGACACCGGCCTGCGACCCGGCATGCTCAAGTGCGCGCTGTCGGCCGTCGACCCGGCCGCGCCCCTGCACGCCAGTGAGGTGACGACCCTGCGCGCGCTGGGCCGGCTGTCCGCCGAGACGGGCCTGAGTCTGCACGTGCACACCGCGTTCCCGATGTCGTCCGAGCAGGTTCTGCGCGGCCTCGAGATCGCCCTGGCCACCGGCATGTCCCCGGACCGGCTCGTCATGATCCACATGGACTCGTTCCTGCGGCCCTGGGACGCGCTCGACTCCTACGTCGCCGATCCCGACGCGGTGCGCACCGTCTCGACCGAGCTGCAGCGCAAGGTCCTCGACCACGGCGTCAACATCGGCTTCGACTCCTGGTCGGCGACCACCGCGATCCTGCCCGACGACTACGACCGCGCCAAAGGACTCGTGCAGTTGCTGCGCGCCGGCTACGGCGACCAGATCGTCCTGGGTCACGACACCGCCAGCAAGGTCAACGGCAAGGCCTACGGCTATTACGGCTACACCCGCTTCCCGCAGTTCCTGCCGCCGGTTCTGACGCGGGCCGGGTTCGGCGACGACGTCTACCGCACGCTGGTCGTCGACAACCCGGCCCGCATTCTCGCGCACTGA
- a CDS encoding alpha/beta hydrolase, with protein sequence MTMHLPARDIPVPSLLSPEAQAQLTQNAGISNPPWPAQDDIEAWRALITQMDRIGVAGLSMMAQHIPAKTKEINIDGVRVYVVTPDGLAPDDPAVYLDVHGGALLWGGGESCRALGIITAGMVGATVWAVDYRMPPDHPYPAGVDDCITVYRALLRETGPENIIIGGSSAGGNLAAAAILKARDEGFPLPAGAVLMTPEIDLTESGDSFSTLMGLDTGLTSRLMPANLLYAGGHELTDPYVSPLFGDFTTGFPPTLLVSGTRDLFLSNTVNMHRALRRADVDAQLHVFDAATHIGFIGAPESDDRTRELRRFTDRQWHRKGPRA encoded by the coding sequence ATGACCATGCACCTGCCCGCGCGCGACATCCCGGTTCCGTCGCTGCTCAGCCCCGAGGCGCAAGCCCAGCTCACCCAGAATGCCGGCATCTCGAATCCGCCCTGGCCCGCCCAGGACGACATCGAGGCCTGGCGGGCCCTGATCACGCAGATGGATCGGATCGGTGTGGCCGGACTGTCGATGATGGCCCAGCACATTCCGGCCAAGACCAAAGAAATCAACATCGACGGCGTACGGGTGTATGTCGTGACCCCCGACGGCCTCGCGCCCGACGACCCGGCCGTCTACCTCGATGTCCACGGCGGCGCACTGCTCTGGGGCGGCGGCGAGAGCTGCCGGGCGCTGGGCATCATCACCGCCGGCATGGTCGGCGCCACGGTGTGGGCCGTCGACTACCGGATGCCGCCCGACCACCCCTACCCCGCCGGGGTCGACGACTGCATCACCGTCTACCGCGCCCTGCTGCGCGAAACCGGGCCGGAGAACATCATCATCGGCGGCAGCTCAGCCGGCGGGAACCTGGCCGCGGCCGCCATCCTCAAGGCCCGCGACGAAGGATTCCCGCTCCCGGCCGGCGCCGTGCTGATGACCCCCGAGATCGACCTCACCGAGTCCGGCGACTCGTTCAGCACCCTGATGGGCCTCGACACCGGGCTGACCAGCCGCCTCATGCCGGCGAACCTGCTCTACGCCGGCGGGCACGAGCTCACCGACCCGTACGTGTCCCCGCTGTTCGGCGACTTCACCACGGGCTTCCCGCCGACCTTGCTGGTCAGCGGCACCCGGGACCTGTTCCTGTCCAACACCGTCAACATGCACCGCGCCCTGCGCCGAGCGGACGTCGACGCGCAGCTGCACGTCTTCGACGCCGCCACCCACATCGGCTTCATCGGCGCTCCCGAGAGCGACGACCGCACCCGCGAACTGCGCCGATTCACCGATCGGCAATGGCACCGGAAAGGACCACGCGCATGA
- a CDS encoding TetR/AcrR family transcriptional regulator encodes MSDQVQRTMRRDAVQNRERLLDAARQVFAERGADVALEEVARLAEVSRTTLYRHFTTREQLAVTIFEENVALIEQRSAELRETAGGIVILFDFVLDQQMANRSLSRLLSAADLTWLTGLSARTIAAFEPLLRRGLDAGLVHPQVAMEDVMLAFPMAAGAMADGDMVGRAGAGDRVRAMLHRALFTARAA; translated from the coding sequence ATGTCGGACCAGGTGCAGCGCACGATGCGGCGAGACGCCGTGCAGAATCGCGAGCGGCTGCTGGACGCGGCTCGCCAGGTCTTCGCCGAGCGCGGCGCCGATGTCGCCCTCGAAGAGGTCGCGCGACTGGCCGAGGTCAGCCGCACGACGCTCTACCGGCACTTCACGACGCGCGAACAGCTGGCAGTGACGATCTTCGAGGAGAACGTCGCCCTGATCGAACAGCGCTCGGCCGAGCTGCGCGAGACCGCGGGCGGCATCGTGATCCTGTTCGACTTCGTGCTCGATCAGCAGATGGCGAACCGGAGTCTGTCGCGGCTGCTGTCCGCGGCCGACCTGACCTGGCTCACCGGCCTGTCGGCCCGCACGATCGCGGCATTCGAGCCGCTGCTGCGCCGCGGTCTCGACGCCGGGCTGGTGCACCCGCAGGTCGCGATGGAGGACGTGATGCTGGCGTTCCCGATGGCGGCGGGCGCCATGGCCGACGGCGACATGGTGGGCCGGGCGGGCGCGGGGGACCGGGTGCGCGCGATGCTGCACCGGGCGTTGTTCACCGCCCGGGCGGCATAG
- a CDS encoding alkaline phosphatase, with amino-acid sequence MPTRRQLLSGAAIAAGAIALPGGGAAYASAPADLFPIGVASGDPLPDAVILWTRLIKEGGLPHKAIEVDWQVARDEHFRRVVRSGRTYARPELAHSVHVDARGLDAGHEYFYRFRALGRISPTGRTKTASAASSLRFGIVNCQDLQNGYWPAYRGLADEDLDVVFHLGDYIYEYDPSSVYADRRHTTPATLGLDQLVTLDDYRARHTQYKGDPALQAAHAAFPWIVTWDDHETENNYATLTDEVDDTGAKRQTPAEFAKQRAAAYQAYYEHMPIRANLHPGSADLRIFRRFDYGRLVRFNVLDTRQYRTDQPGGFSGDFGLAEAGLANTTGTLTGEDQERWLLHGLDRSPARWNVIAQQVMMSRTKFPNPTGAGPTTLANLDQWDGYAPQRTRLLQHLHDAKVANPVVLAGDIHSSWFSELKLDFDRPEQASVAVEFTATSISSDFPAAYDAPIKALNPILNPHVRYFDGSRRGYLRCAVNRHEWRTDARTVETIAVREAPVTTTASYTVESGTSTLVTS; translated from the coding sequence ATGCCCACTCGTCGTCAACTTCTCTCCGGCGCCGCCATCGCCGCCGGTGCCATCGCACTGCCCGGCGGCGGCGCCGCGTACGCGTCCGCGCCGGCCGACCTGTTCCCCATCGGTGTGGCCAGCGGCGACCCGCTGCCCGACGCCGTGATCCTCTGGACCCGCCTGATCAAGGAGGGTGGCCTGCCGCACAAGGCCATCGAGGTCGACTGGCAGGTCGCCCGCGACGAGCACTTCCGGCGGGTCGTCCGCTCGGGACGCACCTACGCTCGTCCCGAGCTCGCACACTCGGTGCACGTCGACGCCCGCGGCCTGGACGCCGGCCACGAGTACTTCTACCGCTTCCGGGCGCTGGGGCGGATCAGCCCCACCGGCCGAACCAAGACCGCGTCCGCGGCCAGCTCGCTGCGCTTCGGCATCGTCAACTGCCAGGACCTGCAGAACGGCTACTGGCCAGCGTACCGGGGACTGGCGGACGAGGACCTCGACGTCGTCTTCCACCTGGGCGACTACATCTACGAGTACGACCCGTCCAGCGTGTACGCCGATCGCCGGCACACCACCCCGGCGACCCTCGGCCTCGACCAGCTCGTCACGCTCGACGACTACCGGGCCCGGCACACCCAGTACAAGGGCGACCCGGCGCTGCAGGCGGCCCACGCGGCGTTCCCGTGGATCGTCACCTGGGACGACCACGAGACCGAGAACAACTACGCCACCCTGACCGACGAGGTCGACGACACCGGCGCCAAGCGGCAGACCCCGGCGGAGTTCGCCAAGCAGCGGGCGGCCGCGTACCAGGCGTACTACGAGCACATGCCGATCCGCGCCAACCTGCACCCTGGCAGCGCCGATCTGCGCATCTTCCGCCGCTTCGACTACGGGCGGCTGGTGCGCTTCAACGTGCTCGACACCCGGCAGTACCGGACCGACCAGCCCGGCGGCTTCTCCGGCGACTTCGGCCTGGCCGAGGCCGGGCTCGCCAACACCACCGGCACGCTGACCGGTGAGGACCAGGAGCGCTGGCTGCTGCACGGCCTCGACCGCAGCCCCGCCCGGTGGAACGTCATCGCCCAGCAGGTGATGATGAGCCGCACCAAGTTCCCCAACCCGACCGGCGCCGGGCCCACCACGCTGGCCAACCTCGACCAGTGGGACGGTTACGCGCCGCAGCGCACCCGGCTGCTGCAGCACCTGCACGACGCCAAGGTCGCCAACCCGGTGGTGCTCGCCGGCGACATCCACTCGAGCTGGTTCAGCGAGCTCAAGCTCGACTTCGACCGGCCCGAGCAGGCCTCCGTGGCGGTCGAGTTCACGGCCACCTCGATCAGCTCCGACTTCCCCGCCGCCTACGATGCGCCGATCAAAGCTCTAAACCCCATTCTCAACCCGCACGTACGGTATTTCGACGGTTCCCGCCGTGGATACCTGCGGTGCGCGGTCAACCGCCACGAGTGGCGCACCGACGCACGCACGGTCGAGACGATCGCCGTACGGGAGGCTCCGGTCACCACCACCGCCTCGTACACCGTCGAATCCGGCACGTCCACCCTGGTCACAAGCTAG
- a CDS encoding type VII secretion target, protein MTLNVDPEALRIYATHLAGLNQAAQRAKDYVNKYGALNVHQQGLIGKLVGFHDNYVDDLNKMLDQLAKLLESSGGALTKSAASYENTDRWSASQIDDSLPQIPRAKANPPGARANPSRD, encoded by the coding sequence ATGACGCTCAATGTCGATCCGGAAGCATTGAGAATCTACGCGACCCACCTTGCTGGGCTTAATCAAGCGGCCCAAAGGGCGAAAGATTATGTCAACAAGTACGGCGCACTGAACGTTCATCAGCAAGGTCTAATTGGAAAACTGGTTGGCTTTCATGACAACTATGTCGACGATCTGAACAAGATGCTCGACCAGCTCGCCAAACTTCTCGAATCCTCCGGTGGTGCGCTGACGAAGTCAGCCGCCAGCTATGAGAACACTGATAGATGGTCGGCGTCTCAGATCGATGATTCACTTCCACAGATACCTAGGGCGAAAGCTAATCCACCTGGGGCGAGAGCTAATCCTTCACGGGACTAG
- a CDS encoding SDR family oxidoreductase, with the protein MTSIKDAVVFVTGANGGLGQQFVKQALERGAAKVYATARTPRQWHDERVVPLRLDVTSEESVAAAVAAAGDTTVVINNAGIYTHGDTITGTSMQRIREIFETNFFGAVLVNRAFAPILGANGGGAFLDVHSVLSWLGVAGGYSAAKAAFWSATNSFRVELAAQHTQVVGLHLGYTDTPMISMVTDEKNDPADIVRAGFDGLENGEHEVLADDRAVAVKAALSGSIGDLYGLTPAAG; encoded by the coding sequence ATGACCAGCATCAAGGACGCTGTCGTCTTCGTGACCGGCGCCAACGGCGGCCTCGGCCAGCAGTTCGTCAAGCAGGCACTCGAGCGTGGCGCGGCCAAGGTCTACGCCACCGCCCGTACGCCGCGGCAGTGGCACGACGAGCGCGTCGTGCCACTGCGGCTCGACGTCACCAGCGAGGAGTCGGTCGCCGCCGCGGTCGCCGCGGCCGGGGACACCACCGTGGTCATCAACAACGCCGGCATCTACACCCACGGCGACACCATCACCGGCACCTCGATGCAGCGGATCCGGGAGATCTTCGAGACCAACTTCTTCGGCGCCGTCCTGGTCAACCGGGCCTTCGCCCCGATCCTGGGCGCCAACGGCGGCGGCGCCTTCCTCGACGTGCACTCGGTGCTGAGCTGGCTGGGCGTCGCCGGCGGCTACAGCGCCGCCAAAGCCGCCTTCTGGTCGGCCACCAACAGTTTCCGGGTCGAGCTCGCCGCCCAGCACACCCAGGTCGTCGGGCTGCACCTGGGCTACACCGACACCCCGATGATCTCCATGGTCACCGACGAGAAGAACGACCCGGCCGACATCGTGCGCGCCGGCTTCGACGGCCTGGAGAACGGCGAGCACGAGGTGCTGGCCGACGACCGGGCGGTCGCGGTCAAGGCCGCCCTCTCCGGCAGCATCGGCGACCTGTACGGCTTGACCCCAGCGGCCGGCTAA
- a CDS encoding helix-turn-helix domain-containing protein encodes MTIAKLADSSCAVSRSLAVLGERWTLLIVRDALAGTTKFDAFRESLRIGADVLTERLATLVDSGVLEKVAYREPGHRGHFEYHLTEAGRQLHVVIGGLQLWGDANLPRPSGPATQRLDRRTGKPVRVAFVDEDGRQLPDEKIDVVYRNGFPNRSA; translated from the coding sequence ATGACCATTGCCAAGCTCGCGGACTCCAGCTGTGCGGTCTCGCGCAGCCTGGCCGTCCTCGGCGAACGCTGGACGCTGCTGATCGTCCGGGACGCGCTGGCCGGCACCACGAAGTTCGACGCGTTCCGCGAGTCGTTGCGCATCGGCGCCGACGTGCTCACCGAGCGGCTGGCCACCCTGGTGGACTCCGGCGTGCTGGAGAAGGTCGCCTACCGGGAACCGGGGCACCGCGGACACTTCGAGTACCACCTGACCGAGGCCGGGCGGCAACTGCACGTGGTGATCGGCGGCCTGCAGCTGTGGGGCGACGCGAACCTGCCCCGGCCGTCCGGGCCGGCCACACAGCGCCTCGACCGGCGCACCGGCAAGCCCGTCCGCGTCGCGTTCGTCGACGAGGACGGGCGTCAGCTGCCCGACGAGAAGATCGACGTCGTGTACCGCAACGGCTTTCCGAACCGTTCTGCCTGA
- a CDS encoding cyclic nucleotide-binding domain-containing thioredoxin-disulfide reductase: MTAPITSEARPRLTGEQWQRLSAYGIAADAPAGTWIFRAGDDSDMILIESGAVAIVRPATADDDEAIVATYGPRQFTGELNLLTQQSAYLGARATEASLVRRLDAGAFRALMDRDPELSDIVLRALIARRRDLRDGQAARTLEIVGSDASAAALALRTYAARLQLPHTWNDIASPAGAALARAVDASTGDLPVVITPGAVLRHATTSLLAEHLGLSYRPRSDEEVDLVVIGAGPAGLAAGVYGASEGLRTLVLDSVAAGGQAAASSRIENYLGFTSGISGNDLTAAAAVQAQKFGARIASPCQVAELHSEPDRVRVVLADATTIRARAAVIATGARYRALPLQRWADFEGAGIYYAATEIEARACGRQPVAVVGGANSAGQAALYLAARGSRVTLVVRGADLRAGMSSYLADRILADPAITVRTGTEVTALHGDSHLRQITLTGTPAQECAGLFCFIGATPATAWLAGLATDKNGFLRTDSQLHDAELGQRWTELDRRPLPFETSLPRVFAAGDVRAGSMKRVAAAVGEGASAVSSVHAALRTVSA, translated from the coding sequence ATGACCGCACCGATCACGAGCGAGGCGCGCCCCCGGCTCACCGGCGAGCAGTGGCAGCGATTGAGCGCCTACGGCATCGCGGCCGACGCGCCGGCCGGCACGTGGATCTTCCGCGCCGGCGACGACAGCGACATGATCCTGATCGAGTCGGGCGCGGTGGCCATCGTGCGGCCCGCGACGGCCGACGACGACGAGGCGATCGTCGCGACCTACGGCCCGCGCCAGTTCACCGGCGAGCTCAACCTGCTCACCCAGCAGTCGGCCTATCTGGGCGCGCGCGCCACCGAGGCGTCGCTGGTGCGCCGGCTCGACGCCGGCGCCTTCCGGGCGCTGATGGACCGCGACCCGGAGCTGTCCGACATCGTCCTGCGCGCCCTGATCGCCCGGCGCCGCGATCTGCGCGACGGGCAGGCCGCGCGCACCCTGGAGATCGTCGGCAGTGACGCCTCCGCGGCCGCGCTCGCCCTGCGGACCTACGCCGCCCGGCTCCAGCTCCCGCACACCTGGAACGACATCGCCAGCCCGGCCGGGGCCGCGCTCGCCCGGGCCGTCGACGCCTCGACCGGCGACCTGCCCGTGGTCATCACGCCCGGCGCGGTGCTGCGGCACGCGACGACCAGCCTGCTCGCCGAACATCTGGGCCTGTCCTACCGGCCCCGCAGCGACGAAGAGGTGGATCTGGTGGTCATCGGCGCCGGACCGGCCGGGCTGGCCGCCGGCGTCTACGGCGCCTCCGAGGGCCTGCGCACCCTGGTGCTCGACTCGGTCGCCGCCGGCGGGCAGGCCGCGGCCAGCTCCCGGATCGAGAACTACCTCGGCTTCACCTCGGGCATCAGCGGCAACGACCTCACCGCGGCCGCCGCCGTACAGGCGCAGAAGTTCGGCGCCCGGATCGCCAGCCCCTGCCAGGTCGCCGAGCTGCACTCCGAACCGGACCGGGTCCGCGTCGTGCTCGCCGACGCCACCACCATCCGCGCCCGCGCCGCGGTGATCGCCACCGGCGCGAGATACCGGGCACTGCCGCTGCAGCGCTGGGCCGACTTCGAGGGCGCCGGCATCTACTACGCCGCGACCGAGATCGAGGCCCGCGCCTGCGGCCGACAGCCGGTAGCGGTGGTCGGCGGGGCCAACTCGGCCGGTCAGGCCGCGCTCTACCTGGCCGCCCGCGGCAGCCGGGTCACCCTGGTCGTCCGCGGAGCCGACCTGCGCGCCGGCATGTCGTCCTACCTGGCCGATCGGATCCTGGCCGACCCCGCCATCACCGTGCGCACCGGCACCGAGGTCACCGCCCTGCATGGCGACAGCCACCTGCGGCAGATCACCCTCACCGGCACGCCGGCGCAGGAATGCGCGGGCCTGTTCTGCTTCATCGGCGCGACCCCGGCCACCGCCTGGCTCGCCGGGCTGGCAACCGATAAAAACGGCTTCTTGCGTACGGATTCCCAGCTGCACGACGCCGAGCTGGGTCAGCGGTGGACCGAGCTGGACCGCCGGCCGCTGCCGTTCGAGACCAGCCTGCCCCGCGTCTTCGCCGCCGGCGATGTCCGCGCCGGGTCGATGAAGCGGGTGGCCGCCGCGGTCGGTGAAGGTGCCAGCGCGGTCAGCTCGGTACACGCCGCGCTGCGCACGGTCAGCGCCTGA
- a CDS encoding carboxylesterase, protein MSAPHVPVKPVVFIHGLWIHSAAWQPWHQVFADAGYQPHAPGWTGDAATAAATRNRPEALAGLGVAELTAGYARYIETLPVKPIVVGHSFGGLIAQKLLADGLVEAAAALSPAPIKGATKLPLAQIRSALPVLRNPKNKTRAVALTARQFRYGFGNAIGKDEARKLYDTYAIPGPGRPIFELTAAKKDPQSPTAVDLTAVRGPLLITGASHDHTVPEVVSRQAFDLYAGSPSVTDYHAFDGRGHSLVFDSGWADVAQYVVRWFTRLHRSERDGS, encoded by the coding sequence ATGTCCGCACCACACGTTCCGGTCAAACCGGTGGTATTCATCCACGGGCTGTGGATCCACAGCGCCGCCTGGCAGCCCTGGCATCAGGTGTTCGCCGACGCCGGCTACCAACCGCACGCGCCCGGCTGGACCGGCGACGCCGCCACCGCCGCGGCCACCCGCAACCGGCCCGAGGCGCTGGCCGGGCTCGGCGTCGCCGAACTCACCGCCGGCTACGCCCGATACATCGAGACACTCCCGGTGAAGCCGATCGTCGTCGGCCACTCGTTCGGCGGACTGATCGCGCAGAAACTGCTGGCCGACGGGCTGGTCGAGGCCGCCGCCGCGCTGAGCCCGGCGCCGATCAAGGGGGCCACCAAGCTGCCGCTGGCGCAGATCCGCTCCGCCCTGCCGGTGCTGCGCAACCCGAAGAACAAGACCCGTGCCGTCGCGCTGACCGCGCGGCAGTTCCGGTACGGCTTCGGCAACGCGATCGGCAAGGACGAGGCCCGCAAGCTGTACGACACGTACGCGATCCCCGGCCCCGGACGGCCGATCTTCGAACTCACCGCCGCCAAGAAGGACCCGCAGTCGCCGACCGCGGTCGACCTGACCGCCGTCCGCGGACCGCTGCTGATCACCGGGGCCAGCCACGACCACACGGTCCCGGAAGTCGTCAGCCGGCAGGCGTTCGACCTCTACGCCGGATCGCCCTCGGTCACCGACTACCACGCCTTCGACGGCCGCGGTCACTCCCTGGTCTTCGACAGCGGCTGGGCGGACGTCGCCCAGTACGTGGTGCGCTGGTTCACCCGCCTGCACCGATCGGAAAGGGACGGCTCATGA
- a CDS encoding enoyl-CoA hydratase/isomerase family protein, with amino-acid sequence MSFLEDFTPTHLKLTVESPTFWRVSFDNPPVNVIGPPLISDLKTLLTELEGNDTVNVVLFDSADPDFFLAHWDLAADPAQAEALPSPTGYAAWADVTVRLSKLAAVTISAIRGIARGAGSEFALATDMRFASLEKAVLGQMEVGFAAVAGGGAGGRLPALVGRGRAFEILLGGTDYDGATAEKYGYVNRAIPDEAFEAFVTAYATRVAGWNHQALAEIKSFVNKYTRLPDAEFPLHSDAFWSAAANRPEFRTTATRLFDKGLQQRAALEYHLGEDIAGIAQS; translated from the coding sequence ATGAGCTTCCTCGAGGACTTCACGCCCACCCACCTGAAGCTGACCGTCGAATCGCCGACGTTCTGGCGGGTGAGCTTCGACAACCCGCCGGTCAACGTGATCGGCCCGCCGCTGATCAGCGACCTCAAGACGCTGCTCACCGAGTTGGAGGGCAACGACACCGTCAACGTCGTGCTCTTCGACAGCGCCGACCCCGACTTCTTCCTGGCCCACTGGGACCTGGCCGCCGACCCGGCGCAGGCCGAGGCGCTGCCCAGCCCGACCGGATACGCCGCCTGGGCCGACGTCACCGTGCGCCTGAGCAAGCTCGCCGCGGTCACGATCAGCGCGATCCGGGGCATCGCCCGCGGCGCCGGCAGCGAGTTCGCCCTGGCCACCGACATGCGTTTTGCCAGCCTGGAGAAAGCCGTCCTCGGCCAGATGGAGGTCGGCTTCGCCGCGGTCGCCGGCGGCGGCGCCGGCGGGCGTCTTCCCGCCCTGGTCGGCCGGGGCCGCGCCTTCGAGATCCTGCTCGGCGGCACCGACTACGACGGGGCCACCGCCGAGAAGTACGGCTACGTCAACCGCGCGATCCCGGACGAGGCGTTCGAGGCGTTCGTCACCGCGTACGCCACCCGCGTCGCGGGCTGGAACCACCAGGCGCTCGCCGAGATCAAGTCCTTCGTCAACAAGTACACCCGGCTGCCCGACGCCGAGTTTCCGCTGCACTCCGACGCGTTCTGGAGCGCCGCGGCCAACCGCCCCGAGTTCCGCACCACCGCCACCCGGCTGTTCGACAAGGGACTGCAGCAGCGCGCAGCACTGGAATACCACCTCGGCGAGGACATCGCCGGCATCGCCCAGAGCTGA